The genomic segment TATTTTCTTGGGAAGCAGGTTAAAAACTTATATGTTGGCAAAGATCATGTTGGGGATGTGCCGTTGATGAAGAAAATACTTGCTGCACTTACAACTGGTGAGTGCCTTTTAGATTTTTTGCGTTTATTTTCACTTTGCTCAAGAGTAAATAGACATTGGAGCTTTTATTTCCATTTAGAAAGCATCCGGACCGGGACTAAAAGTTCAATGTTTGGATTTATCAATAACATACATTCTGTTTTTCCTCGTATTGTTCTTTTTACTGTTTCGTCTTTCAATATATTTTGAAGTAATTTGGTGATTCTTTATCACATAGGTGCATTCGGCATTACAGTTGCAAATCCTACAGATCTAGTTAAAGTACGTCTTCAAGCTGAAGGAAAATTGCCAGCAGGTGTGCCAAGGCGTTATTCTGGAGCTCTAAATGCTTACTCAACAATAGTGAAACAGGTTATATGTCTTATCCAGCTCAGTTATTTAATGGTGGAAATTTACGGCGGGCAGGGCTGCAAAATTGTATACACCTACTAGAATTGGAGACTAACatttcttgaagattctttcCTGTGAATGTTCAAATTCTTTCGTGCGAATGTTCTTTGGTAACTGATCCTTTGTTGGACTCTTTCCTTCTCCATCTAACTTTTGTGTATTCGTTTATCCTTCTCGGAGAAGAAGGGTAGTACATTTCTTCTCGATTTAGTTTCCATTCTCCTGTAAATAATGTTATACATGCTTGGGAGATTACGAAAACTtccattttatttaaattaatcaaCTCCCCAAGTCTGGCAGCTTACTGGAgcatttgcaaaataatgaatattGAACAGGTTTTGCTAGTGAAAATTTTAGACAGCTCACTGTTCACTGTTGAGTAATAGTTTTACCCACAGACACAAAAGCAGACTCCTATTTTAACTCGTAGCTCAACTTCTTTGCGTTTTGTTTCTACCACATCATGATATTAGGAAGGAGTTCGAGCTCTGTGGACTGGTCTTGGACCCAATATTGGGCGGAATGCTATCATCAATGCAGCGGAATTAGCTAGTTATGATCAAGTGAAGGAGGTAGGTAGAGAAACCATAAATTTATTATTGCACCTCATTTTCCGGACCATCTAATGTGGTGTTTTCTTAGATTGGGATGTTTACATTGtcattcttttgattttttgCTCTTTAAAAATTTCCGTGCAGGCCATTCTTAAGATTCCCGGGTTCAAAGACAATGTTTTTACTCATTTAATTGCGGGGCTTGGAGCCGGATTTTTTGCAGTTTGCATAGGGTCCCCTGTTGATGTGGTATCTTTTATGTTCCTTATTATTTGAAATTGCTTTCCTTTTAGTCCTTTCTGATTGGAAACCCATGATTcagttatttatttgttaatattttagattttcttgccGATATAGACAATTTTCTTGGCCAAATAGGGGAAAAGTTACATTAGTAATCTTCTTTTTCATGTAAAAGCTTGTCAAAGTCAATATCTAGCTTGTTAGACAAATACCTTCCTCTTGTGAATTTGAAGTCCTCATCTCatgaattttctttattattgtgCAGTCTTTGCACCATAAAATCTAGTTTGGCTGGGGTAAATGAAGGAGGGATTAGAGGATTAGCAGTAACATTGGAGGTGTaggatgggggggggggggggggggtgttttgtaaataaaagaggatcacaaataaaaaattaataaagaggGATAGTCTGTCCAAATTTGGGTGGAACCACGTCTGTTTTACTTCTATTCAAACCATATAAAGAATTGTAAGCAAATATAGATAATTCACATAGGGAGAAGGTAAACAAGTTGGTTTTCTTTGCTGCACTCTTTCCTTCCCCTTCCTGGAACCAAACATATAACTGGGATCAACAATACTGATATCTTGTTATTTGGTTGTGTATGATGGTAGTACCATTTTTTTCAAATCCGTGTTCTTGATCAGTTCACCAATCACcaaaatcttctcttattttgGTTAGGTGTTTTTTATCCAATACTAGAATCACCATTTTTAATCTGTCCTAACCTGTCTTTAAATTTCATCCTTTTAAAGTTGCAGTATCAATGAACTTTGTAAAATTCTATTagattaattttgttgattgttcttGTAATAGCCACGAAGCACTGACATGGTAAACTGTGGATGCAGGTAAAGTCGAGAATGATGGGAGATTCCGCGTACAAAAATACTCTTGATTGTTTTGTCAAAACATTGAAGAATGATGTGAGTTCTTCTGTGCTTTCTATTGGTTATTGAAGAATCCAGCCGTTTTGCAGACAATTTTTGTTTCCTCTTAGTCTTTTTGTTTAAACATTTACCTTGGCTTCTTACAAAATGAAGAACTCTACCTAAAATGAAACAATGCCCTCTCATTTCTCTCAagatagttttatgtttttactAAAATCAGAGATCCCTTTTATCACAAAGTTTTCCGTACTGCTGCTATTAGCTTTTTGTTTGTGTAGTTTTCAGTTCCTTGCTAACAACAACATTTATGTCTAATGACATAAAAAATGACACTTTTCTTGTGGCCTTTATGTTTGCAGGGACCTTTGGCTTTCTATAAAGGCTTTATCCCAAATTTTGGACGCTTGGGATCGTGGAACGTCATTATGTTTCTGACATTGGAGCAGGTAAAGAGTGGAGCCATATTTCTAGCGAAACAAATTCTTTTCCTATTCATAATTGCTTATAAAACTTCATGCCAGATTACTGTTCCAGACCGGCACATTTTTTTTGCTTCAATGAGAGGCTTTCTCAATTTCCAGTTGCTTCACTTGGCAACACCTTGTTCCATTAGGCTTCGACAAAATTCCTAAAAGGATAGTTGGCTTAtcctttatttcttattttgttggCAGGTGAAGAAGTTGGTAAAAAATTTAGAATCAGCTTGATTTCAAAGAGGGACATATCATTCAGCAACTAATTTACATCAAATATGGATTGGCTCCGTCAATCATTAGAAGATGGGATCAACAAAgatattttccaatatttttcttttttttcattttcatcaataaCTCTCATCATAAAACCCATTGAAATTGTGAGAACGCTCAGAAACGTTTAGTTGGCCCCTTTAATGGAACTCTTAGTTCTCAGAAACGTTTAGTTGGCCCCTTTAATGGAACTCTTATACTATTCTTAGACTGCAAAATGTTCTGCCTTTTGGTTGCTAGGGGATTCTATTACTGAATTCATGGAATTGACTCTAATGATAAACAGTGAAGATTAAGCTTGAGCTGTGTATGCTTCTTGTTGAGTTTCTTTTTTGCTGTTGTTGGGGTGGCTCTAGACACCTAATATTCGGCACAACTAATACAGGTTCATTGCTTTGTAGCGGTAGGCACGCTTTACCAAGAAGTTCTTCAGTGTCAACCCCGTCATCTCCGGTTAAATGTTGAGGACTCCTAATCATTCAACACTACTTTGgtggtttttcctttttttttttttttttttttttttttttttttttgattttattttttttttttttttttttttttttttttagtttcaaccGAAGCTATTTCAGGTTACTTCGTGGCATTTTGAAAAGATCATTTGGGAAAGAGAAGGCACAAATATGTTATTGAACTTTAAGAAATGGATTAATCATGTCACCCTATAATAGTTGGTTGCAACTTGCAAATATCCCTTTGATCTTACACAAATAGGCTAATTATGTTTTTCAATACTAGATGTTATGTGGTATTATCTAAGCCCCATAAATTTATCCCACTTATGGTTTGGAGAGGTAAGAGGTTTGGAGAAGTACAGTGAACTTATATTTAAAATGGaagagggtcaaaaatacccttgagcaatttaaaatgaattaataatacccttcatttattttttggctcaaaaatatccttcttttttatttttggctcaaaaatatccctcaattaattttttggctcaaaaatacccttctctctGACGGAATGCCACCAAACACGCCACGTGAATAAAAAAAGTCACTTGATCAGTCCATGTCatcatatacaaataaaaaatcacTCCATTTAATCTATCTAATAATCTAACCATCaacccatttatttttatttaaaagaccCAATCCCACTCATATTAAAAAAATCCGGCCCAAGAGGAAAGAGATTGAAGAATTTGATTGCTTATTTTCAATGTGATGGGTTCAAATATTTTGGATTGATCAAGGCGAAAGATGAGAAAACAATTAGGTCCTTAAATTATTGATTCGAATGAATCGGATTTTAATCGGGTCGACCCTAAATAATTGAATCCTCAAATAGTTGACCCGATTTTCAAGAGCATATATCCTATCTGAATTTGTCTAATGAGGAACCTGATTGTAGTGAGAAGAATGGTAATTCAGAAACGAAATTAAAATTTGGAGGGTAAAAGTTTATTGGCAATGTAGGACAAACACAAGTTGATGAGGTCAAGAATTGCTCGAGTGAGTCTTGTAACtttgaaaatgtaaaataataaaatataaggcGGTGAAAGGGATGATATGAGGAAAAAATTTGAAGAATTGAATTTTGCCTCTTGGTTCGGGTTTTTTGAATATGGATCGgattgaatttttaaatagaacAAAATGGGTTGATTGTTAGGTGGATTAAATTGAGTGATTTTTCACGTGTATGCTGATGTAGACTGATTAagtgactttttttttatttacgtGGTGTGTTTGGTGGCATTCCGTTagagagaagggtatttttgagcaaaaaattaatggaggggtatttttgagtcaaaaaattaacagaggggtatttttgagccaaaaaaacaaacaaaagggtatttttgagacaaaaaaataaatgaagaatatttttgatccattttgaatagttcaggggtatttttgatccttttccgtaTTTAAAATAGACACTCTTAGAATTCACGTCTTTTTTAAAAGTGGAACCGGTAGATGAGGGGTATATTTGTGCTAAGCTATAACGGTAGAAACTTTTTCGGTAGTtcgataaacaacaacaacaacaaacccagtgtattcccaccaagtgaggtctagggagggtaaagtgtacacagtcTAACCGCTActtctgaagaagtagaaaggctgttttcgatagacccccggctagTTCGATAAAGTGTGTtacaaaaattagagaaaattacCCCCTATAGTATAATTAgatctaaaataacaaattttagcaGCACTTTTAGATAATTGCATTAATAACAATTAagttacaagttatagcaacttactaaaaaatatattattttaattatattttcaaaattcgtTTTTAattatacaatttaaaattaGTTCCATATTTATAGTGTTGTAATCAATTTCCCCTTAAATtgtgtattgataattatggtaaatatatattctcttactctaTTCTAATACTTAacctttcaaaaatttattgaaaattctgattccattaacttattcatataatattcatattcTTCCCTTGAAAATACAAGATTGAAAAAGTGGGTTTCatataatattcatcttcttcattgaaAAAAAATGGGTTTAAgataatattcatcttctttccgaaaaacataaaattgatatatttatttttttcattctccatTGTGAATCATGTCTAAACCAAAATTCGATTCTACTCCTTCGCGTAGATGTCCTAGAATATTCAACCAACGATTTGTTCTATTGTGAATAATTATTCAACCAACGATTTGTTGTCCTTCATcagaaattttctttcttctattttttcttttgttctttaaaaataatatgatataaggagtattgtcaatttctttattaaatactcattgtatataaaaataaaagatatgtcaaTGGATATTAGATAAAAAGTATTGAACAATCAGTTTGTGTAGATAACAATATAAATAAGGATTTAAATATAGATCGTAATCTTTCATAagaataatatagtgaaaattatcttgtatatacTTATTATTTCGTGTATGAATTCTGTATAAAATTagtatgaaataagtataatgattGCAAAAGTTGGTATAAAAATCGACTTTCACCAAATATTATACGTTATTGtttattttagtgtatgaaataaatatacaaacttgtattttttgaattacttcATGTATGAAACctgtataatatcaatattacattcaaggtttataaaatagtttcttacatgttatatttatatggaatgagtataatgtgattgtgatattcaatttataatcttaagtatATCTTCTTAATTGAATATCACAATCACANNNNNNNNNNNNNNNNNNNNNNNNNNNNNNNNNNNNNNNNNNNNNNNNNNNNNNNNNNNNNNNNNNNNNNNNNNNNNNNNNNNNNNNNNNNNNNNNNNNNATATTACATTCaaggtttataaaatagtttcttacatgttatatttatatggaatgagtataatgtgattgtgatattcaattaagaagatatacttaagattataaattgaatgaaattagTTTATAAAGTGTTTTCTTACATGTCACATTTatatgaaatagatatataaattgatatttatggATTGCGATGTTAAATTTAGGTGATACCAATTTATATACTCATTCCATACACTATGTGCTTCCCTCTTTGAATCAAGATTCTATCTCATCTACTTTTGtttgtattaaattaaaatttaatgaatACTATCATCTTTCATACTAGAACAACTAAATGGAGTATAAAAAGAAGGTAGTATATGAAGATGGAAACTCTTAATGGAAACATTAAAATAGTAGAAAAGAAAAACGGTTAGAGGGATTTGGGCTGGATTAATATCAATAATTAAGGataactatatttaaggaaggattattgcatattagttgtattaaatctttatttttttcagtaattattttttttgtactttttttaaaaagaacaaatgtttttatttttttatttttttataagatttgctacaacttgaaaaaatgaaagttatgctataagttgtaatttccTATCTAATAATTGCTATATACGtttttttccccaaaaaataatgtttatattagctttttgtattattaatatcttgtttggtataattttttcattctatatatttctaatgcttgcattagttatgcacTCTATTTGATATTAAGGATTGTATTACTAATGCATAGATATCCATgatattagtaatgcaatgaattATAATATATGCATTAGtatggttaaaatcataattgtcCCTCAAAATTTTTTCCATATCCTTTCCACCATATTTATAgagaatatttttgtaaaaaatatacttttaagaAATTATACAATTCATGTTAGTTTTAATACACCAAACCAAATAttgtataagaaaaaaaaaacttatgcAAGCATAtaactaacaaaaatattattaatacaagtattactaatataCAATATTTGCATTAGTCCTATGCACTTTTATAATGCAATGGTGGAACTCAGGGCTATATTTGGCCATAAACATTTTTTCGGTAATACAGGAATTATgtccttttttgttcttttcaaaATTCCGTCTTATATCTAAATGGATTTGCTAATACTCATTTGAAAAACGAAAAAAGATTATATTGCCCTTGTACTCTCACAAAACAATGCTATATTTGTCCTTTATTATACTTTTTCAATATATTTGTCATTGTCATTCAACTTTAGGACCAATTTTATCTTCGACATCCAACTTAGGAGTCATATTTTTCCTTTCATTGATTAACATTCAATGTGCGtaacacattttttaaaattaaatttataccCATATAAACTCTTTTAATTCGTCTCCTCGCTCCACCTGACCcactaaaaaagttaaaatctaaagcctttattatcacaaaaatttcaagaatgacCAAACATTACAACAAAATCCGGAGCATTCAGCTGAAAATTAGGTTTTCAAGATTGACCAAATATCAAGTTTTAATTAGGTTTTCATATTATTGtcacaaacatattttaatgAATACAAATCCACCCATAAAACACATAcaaataaatatgcaaaataGTGGAAaggaattttacatttacaattaatCAACTGTTCCATAGAAAAAGACACATTAACATAGTACCACATTTGTTGGAACAATTCTTACCTACCCTATTGCAATAACAAAAGTTAAATTTTGCTCCGGATGAGATTTGAATGGTGAAATCGTAGCTATCATGAATGAACGATATAGCAAGTGACTTTCTTTGAGTTCTTTGTTTCAATTGGGTTGTTGACcgaggcgaacccaggatttaAATTTGACAGGTGCACctctatatttaaatatagtaattaatATTGTCAAAGTTCGACATACAGTTCTTTAAAAACTtgttaattatagtattttataagaaaaattttaatattattgaatatcgtTAATTATTAGATTTAATATGACAAAAGTGTGTTATTCATCCTATTTAAATTCAACGCACTTTCATATTTTGAGCAATAAtagaaagtttttgaaaaatatgaaattcgagAGATTTGTTTGCCAGATGGTTGCAACGGGTAATGTTCgatttaagcctatctcgaactttaaattgctaattttttaaataaaaaataactcaatgatcaaaagattaaagaaaataaatattatacttTATAAGCTAGGGAGATATCTACCTTTTAAAGTTGGAGGGAAgcttgtattttgaaataaaataacaaataggtcaataatatccacaatacataaaagaaaaaagaaaaggtgtAAAATAAATGACTACTAAGTAGAAATTCTGTTTtaatcaaaagataaatatatatatttgcacAATAATGCTGCAGACCGTGTAatttgaaaaatggaaaaaggaaCAAATAAAGAAACGTTATTGTTGGGTTCGAACCTGAGCAATCAAGTAAAAAGAGCAACTTTCAAGTGGCAAGCCCAACCATCTCACCAGCCAAATCAGTTGTTTTAGTGGGTGCACGacatatatttaacataacaccctgatatatatatatagatatacaaactATATATACAGAATTCTTTTCGAGGCTAgtgggtgcacgtgcaccccctACACTCAATGTAGGTCCGCCTCTGTTGTTGATACACATTTCATTTGATTTTACTTGTGTCatgagtggtgagctttcataattttttttttacagtaTTTATGATCTAGAACTTGCTCAAAATGTGTTTCAAGGCAAATCCTAGACTACACTTTGTTTGAAAAATGATATTAGGTCTTCCTTAGATTATTTGTACATTAAATTTTCTACCCTTTCATATTTTTCCTAGTCACTTTTGAGCCTTTAACCCTTTCTTTTACAACTATGTTACAAGCTTTATTGTTTTATACATAAACTGTTCTATCTTTTGGCATCGTACCTACCTAAGTGTTTTAAAAGTGCACACAGACTATAAACTAAGTTTAGGGGTGAAATGCTTTGAAAGAGAAAACAAGGGCgaaaagcctaagtttgggatAATGGGGGAATAAGTTGTGATGAGAGAGACATTTCAAAGGTGGAAAGAcacaaaaattacttttttttttaaaaagataaaccttccattatatttttataaaaaaagaacaaGCACAAAGAATAAAAAGGAAGGAAGAATAAAGAGTTTGAATAAAGGGTAGATTAGGtggcaaagtgaaaaaggagaaaatggtgaaaaagttGTAAAGAAAGTGTGCTTGTAGCTATAAAATTATAGTGCTTAGGGAGGTTTTGAGCCAATCTTATACATAATTATTTACTACCTTAGCTAGACAACCTATATTACAACTTTTAAAGTCCTAATTAATGTTGAACCAAATGTGTCTATATTAGTAGAGAATTACATGACGGAAAAGCCTATATAACCTTACTTGCTACCCATCCTCTTGCATGATTAGGCTGATGCCATGCTGTATGATTGTGCTCGCACCAAATATGAGAGATTTCAGCTATTTT from the Capsicum annuum cultivar UCD-10X-F1 chromosome 9, UCD10Xv1.1, whole genome shotgun sequence genome contains:
- the LOC107842814 gene encoding mitochondrial uncoupling protein 1 isoform X2, with the protein product MACTLPLDTAKVRLQLQKKAVEGDGIALPKYRGLLGTVGTIAKEEGVASLWKGIVPGLHRQCIYGGLRIGMYEPVKNLYVGKDHVGDVPLMKKILAALTTGAFGITVANPTDLVKVRLQAEGKLPAGVPRRYSGALNAYSTIVKQEGVRALWTGLGPNIGRNAIINAAELASYDQVKEAILKIPGFKDNVFTHLIAGLGAGFFAVCIGSPVDVVKSRMMGDSAYKNTLDCFVKTLKNDGPLAFYKGFIPNFGRLGSWNVIMFLTLEQVKKLVKNLESA
- the LOC107842814 gene encoding mitochondrial uncoupling protein 1 isoform X1 — encoded protein: MGGDHGSKSDISFAGTFASSAFAACFAEACTLPLDTAKVRLQLQKKAVEGDGIALPKYRGLLGTVGTIAKEEGVASLWKGIVPGLHRQCIYGGLRIGMYEPVKNLYVGKDHVGDVPLMKKILAALTTGAFGITVANPTDLVKVRLQAEGKLPAGVPRRYSGALNAYSTIVKQEGVRALWTGLGPNIGRNAIINAAELASYDQVKEAILKIPGFKDNVFTHLIAGLGAGFFAVCIGSPVDVVKSRMMGDSAYKNTLDCFVKTLKNDGPLAFYKGFIPNFGRLGSWNVIMFLTLEQVKKLVKNLESA